The sequence agatgtatcttcgttcttcatccttatgaatgcattgaactggcataaggttatctcattctacatgggctcagagtgagtctttcatcggacaatgatgaaccactagcttgattatacatatcttagacggctaatccacgacttcattggggacttctcgagacaccagttcagccgaggtatggggagattagggtctttgtggtagaggttagaaccaaaggcgcagcattttCTGATTCGGaggattcgaccttgtctgtggcgttttgagtaggatcactaaggggaatgaactgcaggagcttcaccctcaatcagactggatccgcactaaccatGGGGTTCAGATCTtgaggagcattggcgacctctcaagaaaggcattgattacatacagcctgccatagaagaaatcattcacagttggaggagACAGTAAAACCAAATTGGTCCAGAAGAACCAAGCATCTCCAAGGCTTAACCATCTTCTATCATTGCTTTCACCATCAATTGAGTAACGTTTTccttgttttacttttatgcgctttaaacaaccaaccaacttttctatccgcttgactaagatctacaagataaccatagcttgcttcaaatcacaatcctcgtgggatcgaccatgactcacttaggtattacttggacgacccagtgtacttgctggtttagttgtgtgaagtttaatttcgtgcaccaagtgtcCACTGAAATAGACCCTCCAATGCAAAGTGAGTCACTAACCCAGCAACTACACTCCCTTACACAACAATTGCTAAGTTTGCAAGAAATGTTGCAAGAAACCTATGCCTCCAAAAAGAATATAGAGGCATGGCTAAACTAAGTTGAACAACACTTATCTAAATAGAGATATTAAACCACAAGAAGGATTGGAGGGAAGTAGAGACAGTCTTCCTCACTGGAGAGTACAGTGCAGTCATCCAGTGGAGCATACCAGAAAAGCTTCAGGACCTTGGAAGCTTCATGATACCTTGCAACCTTGGAGACGCCTGCATAAggaaggctctatgtgatctaGGGGCgagcatcaacttaataccttCCTCACTAATAAAGAAACTTGGTCTAATCCGAGAAGTCAAGCCCACCCGCATATGCCTGCAGCTGGCTGATGGTTCAGCCAATATTCCATCAGgagtaattgaagacatgattgtgaAGGTTAGACCCTTTGCATTCCCCACAGATTTTGTAGTCCTGGATATGGAAGAAGACAAGGATGTGTCCATTATTCTAGGGAGGCATTTTCTGGCCACAAGAAGAACCCCCATTGATGTGAAAAGAGCGAacgtgaccctgagagtcaatgaggacgaGTTTGTATTGAATGCCACAAAGGCCATGCAATACCCTGACACCCCAGAGGAGTGCATGAGGATTGAGACACTTaccctgtgatcataagctcttccCTGAAGCCACAAGAGGAAGAAGCACTGATTCAGGTACTAAAAACACACAAAATAGCTTTCAGCTGGACCATAGGTGACTTAAAAGGAATTAGTCCAACccgatgcatgcataagatcAGGCTCGAGAAggatgccaaaccagtggtgcatCCACAACGGcgactgaatccagccatgaaggaaatAGTGTAGAAAGAAGTCACTAAACTGTGGGAGGCTGAGattatctatcccatctcagatagccccttggtgagtcctgtccaagttgtacccaagaaaggagggatggcAGTGATCCACAATGAGAAAAATGAACTGATTCCCACGAGAACAATTACAGGGTGGtgtatgtgcattgattataggaaacTCAACAACGCCACAAGAAATGATTATTTCCCTTAGCATTCAAAGACCAGATGTTGGAGagaccactacaagaaaataagctttctgccatgctttaaaagcgtgccgaaAAGTGCAAAAAAGCGTACCaatagctttttgccacgctttttgagctatagGCACGCTTTTCAAAGGGTCACATCCGACAGCGTGCCGGTtgccctatcgccacgcttttgttgatctatcggcacgcttttttgTTGGCACGCTTTCATCTCTTGCCacacttaaaaagcgtggccataggtcttAACCTATAGATACGCTTAAAAAGCGTACCGAAAAGTGCGCATATTGCCACACTTTTAAAACGTCCCAGAATGTTAGTTTTGGGTactctttaaaagcgtgccaataggggaagatatggctacactttttaaagcgtggcgatagccagtgatacggccacgctttaaaaacgtggcaatagccttataaaattaaaaaaaaattatttttcttatttttatcttcATCGcttcaaaatataaattttcaatccattattattaccaaacctacaaatatagtatgcaatttttagTACAAGATAAATCAAACAATAATTAGTGACATAATTTTTGCAATTTACCCTCCTCTTACTGCTAAGTCAAATTTTGTTAGCTACTTTGGCTCTCTCAGTTTATTTACAAGCAACAATAAGTTACTTTGCCTTCTGTTGGCTTTCCCATGCAATGATTTTGGCTTCCTCTTTCTGAATTCTGCAATGAAATAGAAGTTCATCGGAAAACACACAATCAGAACAACTAAATTATATGTCTCTAGTTCATTGAATGATATGAACATAACAATGATGACATACTTGGTTATGTCCATGGTGGACTTTGCAATATCTGAACATGGTTTGGATTTCACTATTACTCTCTTGAAAGGAGGTGAGCTTTGTTGCATGACCTTTAGGCCACCTAATAACAGTGGCCTCACTATCAACCTCAACATCTCTAATCTCTAATTtgctatttttctattttctaataAAATACAGATGCTTTAGCACATTAGTTAAAACAGCAGAAAACAGCAGAAATCATCCAATAAAAAGCAAGAGCTAACCACTAATCAATTCAACAAAATAGTAGAAAATATTCAATaatcatttaattttcttgtttacaAATTAAAATAGCAGCACAGCAAGAGCTCATCACTGATCAATAGAACATTCACTTACCCTAATGCTAAAGCACCAGACCACTAAAGCAAGAATCCAAGAATTGCTGAGCCAAAAATCACGGGTGTGTTTCCGAAGTTCCAACCAAAGGAGAGGAAACCCGAAGGGTCTAagcaaggcattatagcagcCAGGAAAATCAACGTAATAGGTGTTGTTTTCCACATCAGACTGTTAATGAATGCATAAATTAGACAAAACAAAGAAATAAATCATTTAATGCAAAGAAATAGATAGGAAGCACAGATAAGAAATATAgaaataagaaaatacaaaacaaaCTTAATATACACTTAGGCCATTTCTTCTAATATGCAATTGattcatttaaaaaattgaaCCAAAAGAAAGGTAACAAAtagttcaaaaaaattaaaatacccaTGTAGTTAACGTTGTGCTTGAGATGCCAACATTTCATTTTTGAAATCTACGGAAGCACAATTCCTCAACCTGAATTATACAAAACAATTATGATTGACATTCatgaacaaaaataaattagaacaaatattttaaaaattggctactgatttagtacacttcagaaaaatagcaagcagtaaccaatttagaaaaatcatataaaatccatcTTTGGTTGGATTCTCCCAAATTTTGGTGTGGTTGAACTAGACGTATCCATCTTTCATCTAGTTTAAGTCCCAGAGCATTTTCACTTCTCTAAAAAAAGTTATGTCTCTCGAAATATGGTTTTGTTTTAAGAAAAGGGAGTTGTCACAGCAGTGAACAGCCCTGCTTCCAGAAGGcacaactttctctacaaaactcGAATTGTCCTAAAATTTGGAAATAAAATACTAGACATCCTAATATTTCACCTCTCTTTGATTTAATCTCCAAAGAGTTTCAGAGTATTGAGATATGtgattttgaagttgttgttccaGAATTCAGACAGCATTCTTTCTGCAGAAAATGaccattttctaaaaattatatcTCCCAAACTACACATCggaaaattctgaaattttaggAGAACAATTTAGATATATCAAggtttcataaaaaataattttactcaTTTTGAGTGGCTAGATTTCTCTCAATTTTGTTCACAACGTGCTGCCCGAAACTGCATAATTCTGCAACATGTAACCTTGGATTTTGAGAGGTCAAAAATTGATTCCTAGCTTTTCACTCACTCTAACTTTGCATTCTAACTTTATTTTACCTATTGTGACTTGTTAGAAAGATTAAATCAGCCTCATGTGCTCAATAAGATCATCAACCAGCTCAAGGTTTTCAAAACTAAAATAACttgtactatatatatatatatatatatacacacacacacacacacaatagATCCTCATTTATTTTTCAGCAAATAAAATTTCAGCAATCAATTTAACTCTCACCAAGTAAGGAGGATCTGCCACTACTATTTTGAAGGAATGCTTCAACTCCAGTGGCAACTCCTTAGGGTGATTGTGGTCATAAAATGTGTAATCACATCCGTACTACTCAAAACATTTTTCATACTCAAAAAGTTGTGCAGGAACATTAGGATCCATGTTCTGAAGATTCAAGAAaggaaaattttttaaatatctgACAAAGCAAAAACAAGAACTCAGAAATGGCatcaaacaaattaaaacaaCTCAACAAACCAATGATAATATATAGCTTTCAATGCAAGAATACTGTAGGAACAAGGGTCTAATAATGCCTTCTAATAATTAGTTAAGCTTAAGCTTAAATACTTTTGCTTTATaccatgtgatgagcggataatttatacgctttttggcattgtttttagtatgtttttagtaggatctagttacttttagggatgttttccttagtttttatgttaaattcacatttctggactttactatgagtttgtgtgtttttctgtgatttcaggtattttctggctgaaattgagggacttgagcagaaatcagattcagaggttgaaaaaggactgctgatgctgttggattctgacctccctgcactcaaagtagattttctggagctacaaaactcgaaatggcgcgcttccaattgcgttggaaagttgatatccagggctttccagcaatatataatagtccatactttggctaagaattgacgacgtaaactggcgttcaacgccagccttctgcccaaatctggcgtccagcgccagaaaaggatccagaacattatttgaaaactccatgattactttatatctgcctgactgagatttacaaggtgaccatagcttgcttcataccaacaatctccgtgggattcgacccttactcacgtaaggtattacttggacgacccagtgcacttgctggttagttgtatcgaagttgtgacaaattatgaattaagatcagagcatcAAGCTTTGGatccattaccaggatttgttcgagcctagagatcacaatttcgtgcaccaagtttttggcgccgttgccggggattgtttgagtttggacaactgacggttcatcttgttgctcagattaggtaattttcttttattttatttttcaaaaaatttttcaaaaatatttctaaaattttctcatctgttttcgaaaaaaaaaaaattaaaaatattttcaaaaattttttaattcaaaatttttaagaatgaattatagtgtttcatggagcatgttgaagcctggctggctgtaaagccatgtctattcctttggtaatgagtatgtcaggcatgtcatatctgaattactaggaatccctatactgtggtataaaggatctccattattattattatttttctgtgccttcttctttgtcatatgagcaggagcaaggataagaacattcttgtggaagtagatccagaacctgaaaggactccgaagagaaaattaagagaagctaaaatacaacaatccagagataacctttcagaaattttcgaacaagaaaaggagatggcagccaaaaataataataatgcaaggaggatgcttggtgactttactgcacctaattctaatttacttATATTGATGtagtgacaatgcttcttgttttctgaatgtatgcttgaacagtgcatatgtcttttgaagttgttgtttaagaatgttaaatatgttggctcttgaaagaatgatgactaggagacatgttattcgataatctaaaaaatcataaaaatgattcttgaagcaagaaaaagcagcaaagaacaaagcttgcagaaaaaaaaaagaagaaaaaagggggcgaaaaaaaatagaaaaaaaaaataataaagaaaaagaaaaagcaagcagaaaaagccaataacccttaaaactaaaaggcaagggcaaataaaaaaagggatcccaaggctttgagcatcagtggataggagggcctaaaggaataaaatcctggtctaagcggctaaaccaagctgtccctaaccatgtgcttgtggcgtgtaggtgtcaagtgaaaacttgagactgagcggttaaagtcaaggtccaaagcaaaagaagagtgtgcttaagaaccctggacacctctaattgaggactttagcaaagctgagtcacaatctgaaaaggttcacccaattatgtgtctgtggcatttatgtatccggtggtaatactggaaaacaaagtgcttagggccacgaccaagactcataaggaagctgtgttcaagaatcatcatactgaactaggagaatcaataacactatctgaactctgagttcctatagatgccaatcattctgaacctcaatggataaagtgagatgccaaaactatttaagaggcaaaaagctataattCCCGCTCATATGATTAAAGCTctatttcattgatagtttggaatttatagtatattctcttctttttatcctgtttgattttcagttgcttggggacaagcaacaatttaagtttggtgttgtgatgagctgataatatacgctttttgacattatttttagtatatttttagtaggatctagttacttttagggatgttttccttagtttttatgttaaattcacatttatggactttactatgagtttgtgtgttttcctgtgatttcaggaattttttggctgcctgactgagatttacaaggtgaccatagcttgcttcataccaacaatctccgtgggattcgacccttactcacgtaaggtattacttggacgacccagtgcacttgctggttagttgtatcgaagttgtgacaattatgaattaagatcagagcaccaagctttggagccattaccaggatttgttcgagcctggagatcacaatttcgtgcaccaccatgCTCAACACATTACCAGGTCCTGGTTGGTGTTAGTTAAAACATTACAAGTTTTACTGTCTCTTTGTTGTGTAGATCAATGTCTTGTCCTAATCATAATTTGAGGATAATTCTTTAAAAAACAAATGTCTCACAtagaaaacaaacaaagaaacCATGTATGACTGTGTACAAAACTATCTACAAGATCAAATAATGACTTGAATGCCAAAATTTTATTACACTTACAGTAGCAAGACTATAGTTATCCCGAAGATGTTCACTGAATGCCAACATTAATGCTGTTGTCCTGCATTACCAAATTAGAACCAAAATTCAGAATAAGAAATCGGTTCGAAAACAACATTCAAAACAAGcaaaacccaaaacaaaaaattagaacTGGCAACAAATAATCATAACAAAGAaatcagaataaaaaaataataacaaccaAGAACAAATAATtagatccaaaaaaattagaacaaataattaaaaaaaaaaaaggtagaaaTTCAACAACTAACTGCAAATAAGAAAAATAGATGCAGAGTTTCAGAGAGCTGGGTGAAGGATGTAGAGGAATGCAACTGTTTATTGCATTGTATCGTGGAGGACGATAGCGGCTGCAAGATCCACGGAGGACAACGCGCAACGGGTGAGTTCCGAGGAGAACAACAGGCGACGGCTTCGGAGTGCGACTTCGAGTGATGGGCGAGTTCCACGGAGGACTACGGGCGACGGCCGGTGTGACTGCGAGGGAAGGAATGGGTGAGCCAGGGACTACAACGGTGGAGGGGATGAGTGGCACTGAGGAGGAGAGTGGAGAGGGGTCGAATCTGTGAGGGTTGAGGGAAAGACTGAAATAATGGCACTGGAGAAAGATGGAGGACAAGGAGAAGTGCTCGAATGCTGAAAATGAGGGAAAGGGAGGCACTACTGCTGTGTGAATTAGGGTTAAGGAAATGAGATAGAAATTTGAGATTCAAAAGTGATGAACATGAAGGCGAGCTACTACTGGGTGCGACGGCTTCTCTAAGTTTGAGGTGAATTTGGAAACAAAGTGTATAATGTTATCACTTATAGGTTTAAAagtgaaaagttaaaaaaaacaaaagaaaagtgttTGAAAAAAATTGGTGTAAAATTAAATTTTGGGGGAGGGAACTCTATCGGTATGCTTTTGTAGGTTGCCCAAATGAACACGGGATATGGACACGCTTTAAAAAGGTGATCATTAGAAGACAAATTAGCAACGTTTTTTAAACGTACCAATTTCTCTCTATGGCCATGCTTTTCAAGCGTGGTAGTAagaaagcgtggccaaatttcaACTAAGTGgccaccctcgtaaaagcgtgcTGATTTTTCTCTATGGCCACACTTTTCAAGCGTGGCAAAAAGAGCGTGGTcaaatcacaaatcagtggccaccctcgcAAAAGCTTGCCCGTAGACCACTTTTgggcacactttaaaagcgtggaaAGAAGAAAGGGTGCcgacaggccttttttcttgtagtggattgGCCGGGCATGCATTGTACTGCTttctggatggctattcaggctacaatcagattgt is a genomic window of Arachis ipaensis cultivar K30076 chromosome B06, Araip1.1, whole genome shotgun sequence containing:
- the LOC107648251 gene encoding uncharacterized protein LOC107648251 — its product is MAIERNCLSLNPHRFDPSPLSSSVPLIPSTVVVPGSPIPSLAVTPAVARSPPWNSPITRSRTPKPSPVVLLGTHPLRVVLRGSCSRYRPPRYNAINSCIPLHPSPSSLKLCIYFSYLQTTALMLAFSEHLRDNYSLATSDVENNTYYVDFPGCYNALLRPFGFPLLWLELRKHTRDFWLSNSWILALVVWCFSIRKIEK